CGGCGCCAGACGGCGGATCAGGCGCGCGACAGCGGCCGGGTCGCGCTCAGCCGCCGCCTGACCCTGCTCAGCCCCGGCGCCAGCGGCAGCGACGTGCTGATGATGGCCGCCGTCTACCGCGGCGGCACCGTGCCGGCCACGGTGGAGGAGCGGCGGGCGGCCCTGAGCGGGTGGGTGGTGGCGGCCCTGCGCATGGGGCCCTTGGCCGATTCGCTGCTGACCGGCCAGCCGGGCATCGACATGACCCTGACCGACATCACCGAGGCCCAGCCGGGCATCCCGATGTACGAGCGCCGCGGGCTGGTGATGGCGGATCAGGACGCCGTCACCGTATCCCGCGCCATGGCCCTGCACATCGGCGAACGGGTGTGGGAGGTGCGCTTCACCGCCCTGGCCGGCGGGCTGACCGGGGCGCACCCCGCGTCCACCCTCATCCTGTGGGGTGGGGTGGGAATGAGCGTTCTGCTGTGGGGCGGTCTCGGCCTGCTGTCCGCCGGGCGGCGCATGGCGGAGGCCAGGGCCCGCCGCTCCGCCGACGCCCTGTCCCTGACCGAGGCGACTTACCGCCGGTTCATCGCCGCCACCGCCGAAGGCTATCTGGAGGTGGACGCCGACGGCTGCATCATCGATGTGAACGACGCCCTGTGCCGCATTCTGGAGCGCCCGCGGACCGAACTGGTGGGCACCCCGCTGCTGGATCTGTCCACCAACTCCAGCCGTGCGGTCATCGCCCATCACCTGACCCGCCGCACCATCGGCGACCAGCGCTGCTACGAGGTCACCTTGCGCGGCGGCAACGGCCGGCGGGTCAACCTGCGCGTCAACGCCACCACCACCGCCGGCCCGCCGGACGGGCGGCTGCATTCCTCCGCCCTCATGACCGACATCACGGCCCAGACCCGGCTGCAGGAACAGATGCACGCGGCCCAGATGCGGCTGGAACAGATCTTCGCCGCCGCCCCCGTCGCCATGGCCGTGGTGCGGCTGGAGGACGGCGTGGTGGTGCAGGCCAACCGCAGCGCCTCCGCCCTGTTCGGTGCCGGCGCCGGGGCCGGGCCGGCGCATGGCGGCGAGGGGGGGGAGGCGGTTGTCCCCACCCTGTCGGGCCACAACTTCTTCCCCTATATCGCCAACCCCGAGGATGTCCGGTCGCTGATGGCCGCGGTGCGCGCCAACGGCAGCGTGCGCGGGTTCGAGGTGCGCATGATGCGCCCCGACGGCACCTTGTGGTGGGCCATGCTCTCGGCCGCCCGCTTCCTTCACGGCGGCGATCTGGCCATGCTGGTGGGCTGCCAGAACATCGACGCCGTGAAGAAGGGGCAGGAGGCGCAGAAGCTGGCCGCCGCCATCCTGGAATCGGTGCGCGACGGGGTGATGGTGCTGTCCCTGGACCACCGCATCGAACAGGTGAACCCCGCCTTCACCTGGATCACCGGCTACCCCGCCGACGAAGCCGTGGGGCAGCCCCCGAGTCTGCTGGAATCCGGCCGTCAGGCCGAATCCCTCTACGATGCCGTGTGGGCCGGGGTGGAGCGCGCCGGTTTCTGGTCCGGCGACCTGTGGCTGCGGCGGCGGTCGGGGGAGGCGTTCGTATCCTCCACCTCCGTCGCCCCCATCCGCCCCGGCGGCGGCGCCCCCACCCACTATGTCGCGGTCATGCACGACATCACCTCCCGCAAGGAGGATGAGGACCGCACGTGGAAGCTGGCGAATTATGATGCCC
This DNA window, taken from Azospirillum fermentarium, encodes the following:
- a CDS encoding sensor domain-containing diguanylate cyclase — encoded protein: MITVIAWHREAAEETARNQAVFDQQAVVLGNALQERLSRYEGLVSAARAALPAAGPAGEEVLRRFVPAEDILNRYPGIAGFGLAVMVPPADLARFTAARIAVQPDFRITPKAGAEPPAPGVPVSSGLPAYVVVQAMPPAVGGMVGYDLATDDVRRQTADQARDSGRVALSRRLTLLSPGASGSDVLMMAAVYRGGTVPATVEERRAALSGWVVAALRMGPLADSLLTGQPGIDMTLTDITEAQPGIPMYERRGLVMADQDAVTVSRAMALHIGERVWEVRFTALAGGLTGAHPASTLILWGGVGMSVLLWGGLGLLSAGRRMAEARARRSADALSLTEATYRRFIAATAEGYLEVDADGCIIDVNDALCRILERPRTELVGTPLLDLSTNSSRAVIAHHLTRRTIGDQRCYEVTLRGGNGRRVNLRVNATTTAGPPDGRLHSSALMTDITAQTRLQEQMHAAQMRLEQIFAAAPVAMAVVRLEDGVVVQANRSASALFGAGAGAGPAHGGEGGEAVVPTLSGHNFFPYIANPEDVRSLMAAVRANGSVRGFEVRMMRPDGTLWWAMLSAARFLHGGDLAMLVGCQNIDAVKKGQEAQKLAAAILESVRDGVMVLSLDHRIEQVNPAFTWITGYPADEAVGQPPSLLESGRQAESLYDAVWAGVERAGFWSGDLWLRRRSGEAFVSSTSVAPIRPGGGAPTHYVAVMHDITSRKEDEDRTWKLANYDALTGLPNRLLFADRLSQAVGRAQRAGGRFALLYLDLDGFKPINDRWGHGAGDQVLQETATRLLACVRGSDTVARVGGDEFIIILADAQDRATARAVAQKIVDTLCRPIALTVQDAQVDGAVTASVGMAVYAVDGATPDALVAAADAAMYHAKAKGKNRCTFPPDVEALMG